The following nucleotide sequence is from Ferruginibacter lapsinanis.
GTATTGCTTAAGTAACTTTGTAAAAATAGTTACAATGAAAGCCACAATAGATACGTTGATCTCTGCTACTGCGGATGTTGATTTACAAAAAATTGCAGAAAAAGTTAAGCATAACGAACGAATTACAGACGCCGAAGGAATTACACTTTTTGAAAAAGGCAGCTTGCCTTTTGTAGGAGCTTTGGCCAATTTTATCAGAGAAAGATTACACGGAAACACTACTTACTTCAACAGAAATTTTCATATTGAACCAACAAATGTTTGTGTATTCAGTTGTAAATTTTGCTCCTACTCCCGCCTATATGCAAATAAAGAAGAAGGCTGGGAATTGAGCATTGATCAGATGTTGGACATTGTTAAAAGTTATGATAACAAACCTATCACTGAAGTACATATCGTTGGCGGTGTGCATCCTAAAATGAATATGGAATATTTCATTGAGTTAATGCAAAAAATAAAAGCACACAGACCGAATCTGCATGTAAAAGCATTTACTGCAGTGGAATTAGATTACATGTTCCGTAAAGCTAAATTAACAACAGAAGAAGGAATGAAACAATTACATGCTGCCGGCTTGGATAGTTTACCTGGTGGTGGTGCAGAAATATTTGCTCCTGAAATAAGAGAGCAAATTGCAGCAGATAAAGTAAATGCTGATGGGTGGTTAAGAATTCACGAAGTAGCACATGAATTAGGTATGCATAGTAATGCTACGATGTTGTATGGTCATATTGAAAAATATGAGCATCGTATCGATCATATGAGGAGGCTAAGAGAATTACAGGATAAAACAAAAGGCTTCAACACATTCATTCCGCTTAAGTTCCGTAATCATGATAATGAAATGAGCTACGTTCCTGAAAGCACTATCACTGAAGATATGCGTCTGTATGCTATTTCAAGAATATACCTGGATAATTTTCCTCACCTGAAGGCTTACTGGCCGATGTTAGGCAGAGACAATGCTCAATTAAGTTTATCATTTGGTGTAAATGATATTGATGGCACTATCGACGACTCTACAAAAATTTACAGCATGGCAGGTAGTGAAGAACAAAATCCTGCAATGAGTACCGAAGAATTGGTAACATTGATCAAACAAGTGAAACGTACGCCTGTAGAAAGAGATACATTATACAATATTGTAAAAGATTACAGCAATGTAAACTTCGACAATGCTTCTTTTGAGGTTTCTAATAACTGATCGGATAATACTTTTAATAGTAGTTCAATAAAAAATAAGGTTACCATCTACAGCACTTGTAGTGATGGTAACCTTATTTTTTTTATATCGATCAACAAATGAGAACCAGTGAAAATAAAAAAGACAGGAGATGAACCCTGTCTTAACTTGTAGTTTGGCTATAAAATATCTTAAATCCTAAATAAAATATTACATTAATAACATTACAGTTTCTGTAGTTTGAGAATGATCTGGTTTAGTAACTTGAATGGTATAAGTACCACCATTTAAAGTTTTACCAAAATTTACAGTTTGAGCAGTTAGATCAGCTGTATGTTTTACATCATTTGCAAATACTACATTTCCTTCTTCATTGATAACTTGTACTGAATAATTACCTTCTGGTTGATTTACCATTTTCAAAACGATCATTCCTTCTGCAATTTGCATTGGACAAATTTTCAATGAACTAACAGTAGTTACTGCTACAGTTGCACATTTATGTTTTGCCATATCGCTTTCTAAAATGCTTTTAGCATTATAGTATGCATCTTGACCAAAAGATGTGTTAGAAACGATCATCATAATCAAGATAGCGATTGCAGAATTTAAAGTTTTCATTTTGTGTTTTTTTGTGTTTTCTAAAAATACATTCGGTATTTCCTCATATAAAACGTGAAAGTACTCGTGTTATTGTATGAAAGATGTGGAATTTACTGTTTTTTTTGAGTAAATCTCCTAAGTATGTACTTAAATAATTGATTATCAATATTTTACTAAAGAAAAATATTTTAAAATAAATACGTAAAAATACTCAACAAAAGGAAATTTTACCTGAATCAACTTTAAAATGGGATCAAAAAATGAGTATTTTCCGCAGATAATTGAACTGAAATTGCTCTATTTGTATCGAACTGCTATAATTTTTACGACATTAAGACACGTATTTTTACATACAATTGCGGAAACTACATAGGAAGATGCATTAATTACGGAATCGTAGAATTTCTTCTCTTATTATATATATAAGCTCCTATTAGCATCCAGATCCCTTTCGGGGATCAACCTGAGTAATGCAGTTATGTAAACGTAATTAGTAAAGCGGTGCTAAAAGGATCATTTTAGTCCACTTTGTAATGCTTGTACTTTTTTAGTCGTTTTAATTTTTTAATACATCTTTTTTACAGCAATTACCACCCGGCTCCCAAGTTATAACCTCAATCAAATTATAAAATGAAAAGCCGGATGGAAAGGTAATTGTTACATTTTAGTAAATTACCTTGATATTGCTTTTGCTATGATCAGGATTTATTATCTCTAATTGGTAGGTGCCCCGGTGATCAATTCTTCCAATAATCATATTGCTTATGTAATCATCAGCAACAACAGTTATTTGTTCAGACAATAATTCTTGCCCTTGCATATTAAATAATCTGAATTTATACTCACCTTTAGGCACATTTTTAAATGCTACTTCAATTTCCCCATTGTTCAATGGATTTGCAACTAAAGAAATTAAGGCCTCTCCCCCAGCTCTTACTTTTACAACACTACTATAAGCTTTAGCTCCGGCCTGATTGATACTAATGATCCTGTAGTAATTAATTTTGTTGAGTAATACCTCATTATCCAGAAAACTATATCTTCCATTTTGAAGAACATCTGGTGTAACAGTCTGTACAGGTGAAAATATTTGACCGTCTGAAGACTTTTCAATTTGATACTGACTAATATTAATTTCATTTTCTACCTTCCATTCTACTAATGCTTTACCTGATTGCATCGATGCTTTTACATTTGTGAACCTAACCGGCAAAGTGGTTGATGGTTTTAATACAATCATAAAACGATCTGACCGATTGGATTGAGCATCTGTAGTTATATCAAAAGAATAAAATGTAGTGTCGGTATTTCCGATCATGATCGGAGTATTTGTATTCAGATATCTATCTATCAGCGTAGCTTCAACATCAGGTACAAAATCAGTTGTTGTTAATATAAGCTCATGAGATACTTTTTGTAATGAAGACAACGCCAAAAATATAGTATCCACATTACTGATAGTGGCTTCTTTACTTATTGCCAGTTGAAAACCATCTTTTGCAATTCTGATTGCTCCTGTACTGCTTCCTATAGGAGATACAACATCCTCTTCCTTGTCTACAGATGTATTATAAGAAGCGTTATACAAATTCAATGTGCCGTCTATTGAGGTATACCCAGATTCTGCGGTATTGTAAAATGCCAGATTAACCCTGAAAAAAGATACTATATCTCCCATAGGCCTGTTGTTTCTAATTGGACGGCTTTGAATTCCATCCAGAGAACTTACACCTGATACCTTATCAGATTCATGGAATACTACTGATGAGGAACCCAGGTTATCTGCTAAAAATGCTTCCCCTGATTCTACTGTGCCGGGATTTGTCCAGGTGGTTACCGGTGAATTAGATGTAGTATAAGTAGTACCACTAATCCATGTAAACGGAATATATTTTCCGGTACTAGAATAACTAGAAAACGCTTTGGGATCCCATAACTTAAAATTCTTTTTTGTTACACCTCCAACATTAACATTGGTCATGTTGATCTGACAAGCGTAAGGATTTCCAATTAAGTTGTTTTTGCCAGATAATACAGTTGTTGTTACATCCCCTATATTAATTTTTCCTCTTGGTTCTAATATTGTAGTGGAAGCTGGTACATATTGATTTCCTATAACAAACCCTCTGTCTCCTCTCACAAATAAAGACCATGCCGGCTTACTCATTAATCTGGTAGATTTGGTATCGGATGGATATCCCCAAACGGTGGTATTGCCTGTGTTATCATACCATTTAATTGATGCTCCGCTGGTTCCATCATCAAAACCACTAGCTTCATCATAAGTACCTGAATTTTTAGTAATTTGTGTACCAAAGCCTGGCCAGGACGTAAGCCCACACCATGTTCCTGCTTTAGATGGCCATGGATTATATAGTTGAGGATTTGTTTTAACTGGATTCGAAACGCCTTCCTGCCATGCATCATTTATTGTCAACGGGTCCGATGCTTGCAACGGTGCTGTTAAAAATCGCCATGAACGTTGCGTTGATTGGTTGTAGATAAATCTTTGTGCAACAAATCTACCATTGTAATTATAGTTGATCACAACATTTGCAGGGGTTGCTATCGGAGCAACATCTGCAGTACGATAAAGATTTGATACGATCACAATATTGCTATCACCAAGACTCAACGTTCCTTTAGTTAAAAATAATTCTCTGGTAATAACAATGGTCGATGTATCATTAGTAAGGGTATTAGTTGTATTTGTTTTATCCAATTTCAGATAAGGAAATGTTTCTCCACCAAAAGCGCCATTGATATCTCTCGTAATATTTCGAGGAGCTTTGATTGTACTTGCATCTGTACCAAAAAAAGTTACAGCTCTCGCTTTAATATTTGATGTAATATCTGAAATAACCGTCTGTGTATTTGCAGCTGTAAATCCTGCTCCTGTTTCATTCGGATCAAAAATACTTGTTTTGCCAGTTCTTGTCCAATTTCGACCAACCAAAATATCTCCAACAAAAGGATTGTTTGATGTAGTTCCATGTCCCAGTTTTAATGCCCCTGCTATAATTATATCTCTGCCAATGGTTAAATGATTACCTGTTTGATCCATCACATTCATATCAAGGGTTGAACCGGCTTCTATCGTCAGATCATTTGCAATCGCCCTGTCGGAGGTAATACCACTTGCAATTGATCCGTTGGCTATGTTCAATGTAGAATTGCCTTTTATGGTAACATTATATGGATAGCCTGGTGTAGTACCTGCCGTTTGAACTCCTACCGCATCCCAATCTCTGTTTCTATCAAAAGCTGATGCACTGTGATTATTATAGATTAATGTGGATCCCACCCCATATACACAATGCCCGTTAGCACTATTAGTTGAATTGACATCTGCAATAAAACCGCCATTGTAAGCTGCTACACCTAATAACTCAAGTTTATATCC
It contains:
- the mqnE gene encoding aminofutalosine synthase MqnE, with the translated sequence MKATIDTLISATADVDLQKIAEKVKHNERITDAEGITLFEKGSLPFVGALANFIRERLHGNTTYFNRNFHIEPTNVCVFSCKFCSYSRLYANKEEGWELSIDQMLDIVKSYDNKPITEVHIVGGVHPKMNMEYFIELMQKIKAHRPNLHVKAFTAVELDYMFRKAKLTTEEGMKQLHAAGLDSLPGGGAEIFAPEIREQIAADKVNADGWLRIHEVAHELGMHSNATMLYGHIEKYEHRIDHMRRLRELQDKTKGFNTFIPLKFRNHDNEMSYVPESTITEDMRLYAISRIYLDNFPHLKAYWPMLGRDNAQLSLSFGVNDIDGTIDDSTKIYSMAGSEEQNPAMSTEELVTLIKQVKRTPVERDTLYNIVKDYSNVNFDNASFEVSNN